A genomic segment from Deinococcus sp. YIM 77859 encodes:
- a CDS encoding amino acid ABC transporter permease, whose product MTLPPAAPRQPLGGLALLGWLLGAAVAFFLLFFGVTAVLRQMPEPIGSRADLFVEGARMTLQLTLVSGLMGLLVGIVAGIMRTSAVWVVRAPASLFIWLIRGTPLLVQILFVYNALPPLLRAVGLDIELNEFWSAVIALALNVGAYNAEVIRAGILAIPRGQTEAARSLGLSGAQTMRTVVLPQALRIVVPPLVNNLVALLKDSSLASSIALLELTLAGSRVSSETFQPIPVLTTVAAVYLALTTVMTLFTDQLEKRVKIATR is encoded by the coding sequence ATGACCCTCCCACCCGCTGCGCCCCGGCAGCCGCTGGGTGGCCTGGCCCTGCTGGGCTGGCTGCTCGGCGCTGCCGTCGCGTTCTTCCTGCTGTTTTTTGGGGTGACGGCCGTCTTGCGGCAGATGCCCGAGCCCATCGGTTCCCGCGCTGACCTCTTTGTGGAGGGGGCCAGGATGACCCTTCAGCTGACGCTCGTGAGCGGTCTGATGGGTCTGCTGGTGGGCATCGTCGCGGGCATCATGCGAACGAGTGCGGTATGGGTGGTCCGCGCTCCGGCCAGCCTCTTTATCTGGCTGATTCGCGGCACCCCGCTGCTGGTGCAGATCCTCTTCGTGTATAACGCCCTGCCGCCCCTCTTGCGGGCGGTTGGGCTGGACATTGAGCTCAATGAGTTCTGGTCGGCCGTGATTGCGCTGGCCCTGAATGTCGGTGCGTACAACGCCGAGGTGATTCGTGCGGGCATCCTCGCCATTCCGCGTGGACAGACCGAAGCCGCCCGTTCCCTCGGTCTCAGCGGTGCCCAGACCATGCGGACAGTGGTGCTGCCGCAGGCACTGCGCATCGTGGTGCCACCCCTGGTCAATAACCTCGTTGCCCTGCTCAAGGATTCTTCGCTCGCCTCCTCCATCGCCCTGCTTGAACTCACGTTGGCCGGGTCGCGTGTCTCCAGCGAGACTTTCCAGCCCATCCCCGTGCTGACCACCGTCGCCGCGGTGTACCTCGCGCTGACCACCGTGATGACACTCTTTACGGACCAGCTTGAAAAACGGGTCAAAATCGCGACCCGGTAG
- a CDS encoding TAXI family TRAP transporter solute-binding subunit, producing the protein MKRITAVLLLGTAALALAQGTTFLTIGSGSTTGVYFPVATGMAKMINDAGAGVRANARSTGGSVFNVNALASGELDAAIAQNDIVYYAYKGTGLPAFQGKANNKLRTMAVLYPEVLHVVARKDAGINTIADLKGKRVVIGDLGSGTEQTAKQVLEAYGLGFDDLGQALRVSPAQGITLMQDKRADALFYTVGVGASAISQIAQTVDVKLVPVSGNQAASLIKKYPFYVRHNIPARSYKGVGATIPSVAVQATLVTTTAVPEDAVYKAMKAAFGNETALKALHPSLSAFTYDKAVKGLPAPLHPGAVKFFREKGLNVK; encoded by the coding sequence ATGAAGCGCATCACTGCTGTTTTGCTGTTGGGTACCGCGGCTCTCGCCCTCGCGCAGGGCACCACGTTTCTCACGATCGGTTCGGGCAGCACCACCGGGGTGTATTTCCCGGTCGCGACCGGCATGGCGAAGATGATCAACGATGCCGGGGCGGGCGTGCGGGCTAACGCGCGCTCGACGGGCGGCAGCGTCTTTAACGTGAACGCGCTTGCCAGCGGCGAACTTGACGCCGCTATCGCCCAAAACGACATCGTGTACTACGCCTACAAGGGGACTGGCCTCCCGGCTTTCCAGGGCAAGGCCAACAACAAGCTGCGGACCATGGCGGTGCTGTACCCGGAAGTGCTCCACGTGGTCGCGCGCAAGGACGCGGGCATCAACACCATCGCCGACCTCAAGGGCAAGCGTGTCGTGATCGGCGACCTCGGATCGGGGACCGAGCAGACCGCCAAGCAGGTGCTGGAAGCCTATGGCCTGGGCTTTGACGACCTGGGGCAGGCGCTGCGCGTGTCGCCCGCGCAGGGCATCACCCTGATGCAGGATAAGCGCGCCGATGCCCTCTTCTATACGGTGGGGGTGGGGGCCAGCGCCATCAGCCAGATCGCGCAGACGGTGGACGTGAAGCTGGTGCCCGTCAGCGGCAACCAGGCGGCCAGCCTCATCAAGAAGTACCCCTTCTATGTCCGCCACAACATTCCTGCCCGCAGCTACAAGGGCGTGGGCGCGACCATTCCCAGCGTCGCGGTGCAGGCCACCCTGGTGACCACCACCGCCGTGCCGGAAGACGCTGTCTACAAGGCGATGAAGGCTGCCTTCGGCAACGAGACGGCCCTGAAGGCGCTGCACCCCAGCCTGAGCGCCTTCACCTACGACAAGGCCGTCAAGGGTCTGCCTGCTCCCCTGCACCCCGGCGCCGTGAAGTTCTTCCGGGAAAAGGGCCTGAACGTCAAGTAA
- the secA gene encoding preprotein translocase subunit SecA, with the protein MFRVLNKVFDTNQRDVQRIIKTVVQPVNALEEETMKIENLAEAFMALRQRVQEGGESLDDVLVPAFALIREAGRRAIGKRHYDVQLIGGTALHQGRIAEMRTGEGKTLVATLALALNALAGKGAHLVTVNDYLARVGAEEMGLLYRTLGLSVGLITREMQPQQRQAAYACDITYVTNSELGFDYLRDNMAQSREQLVLRADHPLHYAIVDEVDSILIDEARTPLIISGAAEKATDLYYVYAKLVRRLQRGEPAEPGKRTEPTGDYTIDEKAKQVHLTEAGIAKIERLLSLGDLYSPENMDKAHMITQAIRAKELYHREKDYIVNAEGEVVIIDEFTGRSMPGRRYGEGLHQAIEAKEGVKIENENQTLATITYQNFFRLYDKFAGMTGTAKTEEKEFLDIYGSDVLVIPTNKPVIRKDYDDLVYRTRLGKYRAVVEEVKEVHATGRPILIGTASIDTSEQLSALLAEAGIKHSVLNAKYEAQEASIIAQAGRSGTVTIATNMAGRGTDIMLGGNAEYLIGEAIERHFGISRFAPEAEAFVKAISREDPEAERLGLQIPGMTGQFIREAQKFHAETVADRARVRELGGLHIIGTERHESRRIDNQLRGRAGRQGDPGSSRFYVSFEDDLMRLFASDRVVAMMDRLGMDDTQPIEAKMVTGAIERAQARVEDRNFSIRKQLLEFDNVMSKQRDTIYAQRREVLLGADEDVEESTEGMIADFTEMQLAYYAPIDQAPESWDLETLRTNMLDAIPQLETYDFEALRTMTPADAHAHLLSAVADVFDARKAELGPTMLNSLSRYVLLQVVDQHWKEHLHGMDVLRQGIGLRGYGQRDPFTEYKFEATNMFNDMIDNLKGEVTKFIFRMQFGQVA; encoded by the coding sequence ATGTTCCGTGTCCTGAACAAAGTGTTTGATACCAACCAGCGCGACGTGCAGCGCATCATCAAGACGGTGGTGCAGCCCGTCAACGCGCTGGAAGAAGAGACGATGAAAATCGAGAATCTCGCCGAAGCCTTTATGGCCCTGCGCCAGCGGGTGCAGGAGGGCGGCGAGTCGCTCGATGATGTACTCGTGCCCGCCTTTGCCCTCATCCGGGAGGCGGGCCGGCGCGCTATCGGCAAGCGGCACTACGACGTGCAGCTGATCGGTGGAACGGCCCTCCACCAAGGCCGCATCGCAGAGATGCGCACCGGCGAGGGCAAGACGCTCGTGGCCACGCTCGCCCTGGCTCTTAATGCGCTGGCGGGCAAGGGGGCGCACCTCGTCACCGTGAACGACTACCTCGCCCGCGTCGGCGCCGAAGAGATGGGCCTGCTGTACCGCACGCTCGGGCTCTCCGTCGGCCTGATTACCCGCGAGATGCAGCCCCAGCAGCGTCAGGCGGCCTATGCCTGCGACATCACCTACGTCACGAACAGTGAGCTGGGCTTTGACTACCTGCGTGACAACATGGCTCAAAGCCGTGAGCAGTTGGTGCTGCGCGCTGACCATCCCCTCCACTACGCGATTGTGGACGAGGTGGACTCCATCCTTATCGATGAGGCCCGCACGCCGCTGATTATCTCGGGCGCGGCGGAAAAGGCGACCGACCTCTACTACGTGTACGCCAAGCTGGTGAGGCGCCTGCAACGCGGCGAACCTGCCGAGCCCGGCAAGCGAACGGAACCGACAGGCGACTACACCATCGACGAAAAGGCCAAGCAGGTCCACCTCACCGAAGCGGGCATCGCCAAGATCGAGCGCCTGCTCTCGCTGGGCGACCTCTACAGCCCCGAAAACATGGACAAGGCGCACATGATCACCCAGGCGATCCGCGCCAAGGAGCTGTACCACCGCGAAAAGGACTACATCGTGAACGCGGAGGGCGAGGTCGTCATCATCGACGAGTTCACCGGCCGCTCCATGCCGGGTCGCCGCTACGGAGAAGGGCTGCACCAGGCGATCGAGGCCAAGGAAGGCGTCAAAATCGAGAACGAGAACCAGACCCTGGCCACGATCACCTACCAGAATTTCTTCCGTCTATACGACAAGTTCGCCGGGATGACCGGTACCGCCAAGACCGAAGAGAAGGAGTTCCTCGACATCTACGGCTCCGACGTGCTGGTGATCCCCACCAACAAGCCGGTGATTCGTAAGGATTATGACGACCTGGTGTACCGCACGCGCCTGGGCAAGTACCGCGCCGTCGTGGAGGAGGTCAAGGAGGTGCACGCGACCGGGCGTCCCATCCTGATCGGCACGGCCAGCATCGACACCAGCGAGCAGCTCAGCGCTCTTTTGGCCGAGGCGGGGATCAAGCACTCCGTCCTCAATGCCAAGTACGAGGCCCAGGAGGCCAGCATCATCGCGCAGGCAGGACGCTCGGGAACAGTCACCATCGCCACGAACATGGCGGGGCGCGGTACCGACATCATGCTGGGCGGTAACGCGGAATACCTGATCGGCGAGGCGATCGAGCGGCACTTCGGCATCAGCCGCTTTGCGCCGGAGGCAGAAGCCTTTGTGAAGGCGATCAGCCGCGAGGACCCCGAAGCAGAGCGGCTGGGGCTGCAGATCCCGGGCATGACGGGGCAGTTTATCCGTGAGGCGCAGAAGTTCCACGCCGAGACGGTGGCGGACCGTGCTCGGGTTCGTGAACTGGGCGGGCTGCACATCATCGGTACCGAGCGCCACGAGTCGCGCCGCATCGACAACCAGCTGCGGGGCCGTGCGGGCCGTCAGGGGGACCCTGGTTCCAGCCGCTTCTACGTGTCCTTTGAGGACGACCTGATGCGCCTGTTTGCGAGTGACCGCGTGGTGGCGATGATGGACCGCCTGGGAATGGACGACACCCAGCCCATCGAGGCGAAGATGGTCACCGGGGCGATTGAACGGGCGCAGGCTCGGGTAGAAGACCGCAACTTCAGCATTCGCAAGCAGCTGCTGGAGTTCGATAACGTGATGAGTAAGCAGCGCGATACGATCTACGCCCAGCGCCGAGAGGTGCTGCTGGGCGCCGACGAGGACGTCGAGGAATCCACCGAGGGCATGATCGCGGACTTCACGGAGATGCAGCTGGCCTACTACGCGCCCATCGACCAGGCGCCCGAGAGCTGGGACCTGGAAACGCTGCGCACGAACATGCTGGACGCCATCCCCCAGCTGGAAACGTACGACTTCGAGGCGTTGCGAACGATGACGCCAGCAGACGCGCACGCTCACCTGCTCAGCGCGGTCGCGGACGTCTTTGATGCCCGCAAGGCCGAACTTGGCCCCACCATGCTCAATAGCCTGAGCCGCTACGTGCTGCTGCAGGTTGTCGACCAGCACTGGAAGGAGCATCTGCACGGGATGGACGTGCTGCGTCAGGGCATCGGGCTGCGCGGCTACGGCCAGCGTGACCCCTTCACGGAGTACAAGTTCGAGGCGACGAACATGTTTAACGACATGATCGACAACCTCAAGGGCGAGGTGACGAAGTTTATCTTCCGCATGCAGTTCGGACAGGTCGCCTAA
- a CDS encoding Na+/H+ antiporter subunit E: MPLSPLRSAGFHLCLALVWALFLGEVSLRTLALGYLVGFLPLALFHRALGTTRYVRSVLGLIDLSGYFVRELIRANVSMAFQALRPRPNLNPMIISVRLQLEGDTALTLLASITGLMPGTVALGFSPDRQTMYVHAAGMADVRSARSSIWEVERRLLRVFQPQDLPENRG, encoded by the coding sequence ATGCCCCTCTCGCCCCTTAGAAGTGCCGGATTTCACCTGTGCCTTGCGCTGGTATGGGCGCTCTTTCTCGGAGAGGTGAGCCTGCGCACCCTGGCCCTAGGGTACCTCGTAGGCTTCTTGCCGCTCGCCCTCTTTCACCGGGCGCTGGGAACCACCCGGTACGTCCGCAGCGTTCTTGGCCTGATCGACCTCAGCGGGTACTTTGTGCGCGAACTCATCCGCGCCAACGTCTCCATGGCTTTCCAGGCCCTCCGGCCCCGGCCGAACCTCAACCCCATGATCATCAGCGTCCGCCTGCAGCTGGAGGGAGACACGGCCCTCACCCTGCTCGCCTCCATCACCGGGCTGATGCCGGGAACAGTGGCCCTCGGCTTTTCCCCTGACCGGCAAACGATGTACGTCCACGCCGCCGGGATGGCCGATGTGCGGTCCGCCCGCAGCAGCATCTGGGAGGTCGAACGGCGACTCCTGCGGGTCTTTCAGCCCCAGGACCTCCCGGAGAACCGGGGTTAG
- a CDS encoding ABC transporter ATP-binding protein — MAEVTLEHVNKRYGTKHHAVKDFNLTIADREFMVFVGPSGCGKSTTLRMIAGLEDITDGILKIDGRVVNDVPPKDRDIAMVFQNYALYPHMNVYENMAFGLKLRKTPKAEIDQRVREAARILQIEHLLGRKPKELSGGQRQRVAMGRAIVREPKVFLMDEPLSNLDAKLRVEMRSQISQLHRRLGATIIYVTHDQVEAMTLGDRIVVMRDGVIMQVDTPMNLYDFPQNKFVAGFIGSPSMNFLQARVQQGEFVVGESRVAPMGRLAQSLRAYEGKDVILGIRPEHIGVVGYSDLPQGVNRLRGKIVVVEPLGAQTDLIIDVAGQHVTAKVEGHAPLQAGDEIELLIDQTRLHAFDAATEEAIDRGQPAGKRGQADTPGLGYEYPASGTAAPASTPVQTAPDAVTVISADD, encoded by the coding sequence ATGGCGGAAGTCACGTTGGAACACGTCAACAAGCGGTACGGCACCAAGCACCACGCGGTGAAGGATTTCAACCTGACCATCGCGGACCGCGAATTCATGGTGTTCGTGGGGCCCTCGGGGTGTGGCAAGAGCACCACGCTGCGGATGATTGCGGGGCTCGAAGACATCACGGACGGCATCCTGAAAATCGATGGCCGCGTGGTGAATGACGTGCCCCCCAAGGACCGCGATATCGCGATGGTCTTTCAGAACTACGCGCTGTACCCGCACATGAATGTCTACGAGAACATGGCGTTTGGGCTGAAGCTGCGCAAGACGCCCAAGGCCGAGATCGACCAGCGGGTGCGTGAGGCGGCGCGGATCCTGCAGATCGAGCACCTGCTGGGCCGCAAGCCCAAGGAGCTCTCCGGGGGTCAGCGCCAGCGGGTGGCGATGGGCCGCGCCATCGTGCGTGAACCAAAGGTCTTTTTGATGGACGAGCCCCTCTCCAACCTCGACGCCAAGCTGCGGGTGGAGATGCGCTCGCAGATCAGCCAGCTGCACCGCCGCCTGGGGGCGACCATCATCTACGTCACCCACGACCAGGTGGAGGCGATGACGCTTGGAGACCGCATCGTGGTGATGCGTGACGGCGTAATTATGCAGGTCGACACGCCCATGAACCTCTATGACTTCCCGCAGAACAAGTTCGTGGCGGGCTTTATCGGCAGCCCCTCCATGAATTTCCTTCAGGCCCGAGTGCAGCAGGGCGAGTTCGTGGTGGGGGAGAGCCGGGTTGCCCCGATGGGCCGCCTCGCCCAAAGCCTGCGGGCCTACGAGGGCAAGGACGTCATTTTGGGGATTCGCCCCGAGCATATCGGCGTGGTGGGCTACAGTGACCTTCCGCAGGGCGTGAACCGGCTGCGGGGCAAGATCGTGGTGGTCGAGCCGCTCGGTGCCCAGACAGACCTCATCATCGACGTGGCCGGTCAGCATGTCACCGCCAAGGTGGAAGGGCACGCCCCCCTGCAGGCTGGCGATGAGATCGAGCTGCTGATTGACCAGACGCGCCTGCATGCCTTTGACGCGGCCACGGAGGAGGCCATTGACCGTGGCCAGCCCGCCGGGAAGCGTGGGCAGGCCGATACCCCCGGCTTGGGCTACGAGTACCCCGCTTCGGGGACTGCGGCTCCGGCGAGTACCCCCGTGCAGACCGCACCTGACGCCGTGACCGTCATCTCCGCCGACGACTGA
- a CDS encoding TRAP transporter permease has product MSDPTRPVSSDPALDQSGMTEGERRALEMVEAAETGGRKLFGWQKLLVSVVALAWCAFQLYAAQVGTLDLLLLRAAHLAFAFALAYLVFPFRKTPGQPQGRVPWYDWLLGTLAVGSAVYLIVRYPSIAGVQGGVLNGIDVWMGSAMIVLLLLAAWRTIGIAMPIVAGVFILYALTGPRGLIRGDLGPQLQLHAGQTWPQVVGQLYANTEGIFGTAIGVSAQIVFLFVLFGAVFDKLGAGEWFMKVAQGLLGGFRGGPAKASVLSSALNGIISGSAVSNVVTGGNITIGTMKRVGYSAEKAGAIEVASSSNGQLMPPVMGAAAFIMAQNLNIEYRSLILAAAIPAFLCYGALLVVTHIEALKLGLRGLPRHELPRVRQTLLAGWYYLIPLGYLIGTLTVNPEAIPERIALNTIYLMIVMMFIQEAWRASRDGRTIGRGLLDGGRMLVEALEAGARSMIGIAIATAAAGIIVGIVTITGLGFGLADIVQLVSEGFRSLLAGVAGLLPGVNATAVATFGAMLVVLLMAQLIALILGMGLPTTANYILMSALIVPIIARIAGLDTTNPAQMLPVHMFVFYFGIMADSTPPVALAAFAAAAISGGNPVATGVQAFQYELRTALLAYMMFFNPSLLLIAGNRLGGVPWTEAIPMVIFAFIGLVAFSAATLRFLHRRTTILQTLLLLVASFILIIPTHILWNLAALGLIALVYFWQKAGSRNEPPAVVAA; this is encoded by the coding sequence ATGAGTGATCCGACCAGACCTGTTTCCAGTGACCCGGCTCTGGACCAGAGCGGGATGACCGAGGGCGAGCGGCGGGCGCTCGAGATGGTCGAGGCCGCCGAAACAGGAGGACGCAAGCTCTTCGGCTGGCAGAAGCTGCTCGTCAGCGTGGTGGCGCTGGCGTGGTGCGCCTTTCAGCTCTATGCCGCGCAGGTCGGGACGCTTGACCTGCTGCTGCTGCGCGCTGCGCACCTGGCTTTTGCCTTTGCGCTGGCGTACCTGGTGTTTCCCTTTCGCAAAACGCCAGGGCAGCCGCAGGGGCGCGTGCCCTGGTATGACTGGCTGCTGGGCACGCTCGCCGTCGGCTCGGCCGTGTACCTGATCGTGCGGTACCCCAGCATCGCGGGTGTGCAGGGGGGCGTCCTGAACGGGATAGACGTGTGGATGGGCAGCGCGATGATCGTGCTGCTGCTGCTCGCCGCGTGGCGCACCATCGGCATCGCCATGCCCATTGTGGCCGGCGTATTTATCCTGTACGCCCTCACCGGACCGCGCGGTCTGATTCGTGGCGATCTGGGGCCGCAACTTCAGCTGCACGCGGGGCAAACCTGGCCGCAGGTGGTGGGACAGCTCTATGCCAACACCGAGGGCATCTTCGGCACGGCCATTGGTGTGAGCGCCCAGATCGTCTTTCTGTTCGTGCTGTTCGGGGCGGTGTTTGACAAACTGGGCGCGGGCGAGTGGTTCATGAAGGTCGCTCAGGGGCTGCTGGGAGGCTTTCGGGGCGGCCCGGCCAAGGCCAGCGTGCTCTCCAGCGCGCTGAACGGCATCATCAGCGGCTCGGCGGTCAGCAACGTGGTGACGGGCGGCAACATCACCATCGGCACCATGAAGCGGGTGGGTTACTCTGCGGAAAAGGCCGGGGCCATCGAGGTCGCGAGCAGTTCCAACGGGCAACTGATGCCCCCGGTGATGGGCGCAGCCGCCTTTATCATGGCGCAAAACCTCAACATCGAGTACCGTTCGCTCATCCTGGCGGCCGCCATTCCCGCGTTTCTGTGTTACGGGGCACTGCTGGTGGTCACGCACATCGAGGCGCTGAAGCTGGGGCTGCGGGGGCTCCCCCGCCACGAGTTGCCGCGTGTGCGGCAGACGCTGCTCGCCGGGTGGTACTACCTCATTCCGCTGGGCTACCTGATCGGTACCTTGACCGTCAACCCGGAAGCGATTCCCGAGCGGATCGCCCTGAACACGATCTACCTGATGATCGTCATGATGTTCATACAGGAGGCGTGGCGGGCCAGCCGCGACGGGCGCACCATCGGCCGCGGTCTGCTCGACGGGGGGCGGATGCTGGTGGAGGCGCTGGAAGCGGGAGCCAGGAGCATGATCGGCATCGCCATCGCCACCGCCGCTGCCGGGATCATCGTGGGGATCGTGACCATCACCGGGCTGGGCTTCGGGCTCGCGGACATCGTACAACTGGTCAGCGAGGGATTCCGGTCCTTGCTGGCAGGTGTCGCGGGTCTACTGCCCGGCGTGAACGCCACTGCCGTCGCGACCTTTGGCGCGATGCTGGTCGTCCTCCTGATGGCGCAGCTGATCGCCCTCATTCTGGGAATGGGCCTGCCCACCACCGCCAACTACATCCTGATGAGCGCGCTGATCGTGCCCATCATCGCCCGCATTGCCGGGCTAGACACCACCAACCCCGCCCAAATGCTCCCTGTTCATATGTTCGTCTTCTACTTCGGCATCATGGCGGACTCCACCCCGCCCGTCGCGCTTGCGGCCTTTGCTGCCGCCGCCATCTCTGGGGGGAATCCGGTTGCTACGGGGGTACAGGCGTTCCAGTACGAATTGCGAACCGCCCTGCTGGCCTACATGATGTTTTTCAACCCGTCGCTGCTCCTGATCGCCGGTAACCGCCTGGGCGGCGTGCCCTGGACGGAGGCCATCCCGATGGTCATCTTCGCCTTTATCGGCCTGGTCGCCTTTAGCGCAGCCACCCTGCGCTTCCTTCACCGCCGCACGACCATCCTCCAGACGCTGCTGCTGCTGGTCGCGTCCTTTATCCTGATCATTCCCACACACATCCTGTGGAACCTCGCCGCCCTCGGCCTGATCGCCCTGGTGTACTTCTGGCAGAAGGCGGGCAGCCGAAATGAGCCGCCGGCGGTCGTGGCCGCGTAA
- the tsaD gene encoding tRNA (adenosine(37)-N6)-threonylcarbamoyltransferase complex transferase subunit TsaD, translated as MKFPRYILGIDTSCDDTGVGVVELVPDGSVRVRANRVWSQTVHAQYGGVLPELASREHVERIDAVTGDALSEAGLTVADIGAVAATSGPGLVGALLVGLMYGKGLAQALDVPFYAAHHLEGHIFAAASEADLQPPYLALVVSGGHTHLFDVPREGEYVLVGATRDDAAGEAFDKIARLAGLGYPGGPAISAAAQRGDPDAVPFKEPLQGQKGFDFSFSGLKTAALLAHRAGAKPEDLAAGFERAAVRFLVGTTLRAARAYGRDTVVVSGGVAANRALREAFAASPVRAVFPGKGLNTDNGAMIALAGAAAIRAGRAPSPLSEGAVAYAPLANA; from the coding sequence ATGAAGTTTCCCCGTTACATCCTCGGCATCGACACCTCCTGCGACGATACCGGTGTGGGCGTGGTCGAACTCGTGCCGGACGGGTCGGTGCGGGTTCGGGCAAACCGCGTCTGGTCACAAACGGTCCACGCGCAGTACGGCGGTGTGCTTCCCGAACTGGCCAGCCGCGAGCATGTGGAACGCATCGACGCGGTGACTGGGGACGCCCTCTCGGAGGCCGGCTTGACCGTGGCCGACATCGGCGCGGTGGCGGCCACCTCGGGTCCTGGTCTGGTCGGCGCGCTCCTGGTCGGCCTGATGTACGGCAAGGGCCTCGCGCAGGCGCTGGACGTGCCCTTCTACGCCGCTCACCACCTCGAGGGCCACATCTTCGCGGCGGCGAGCGAGGCGGACCTCCAGCCTCCCTACCTCGCCCTCGTCGTGAGCGGCGGCCACACGCACCTCTTTGACGTGCCCCGTGAGGGCGAGTACGTGCTGGTGGGCGCGACGCGCGACGACGCGGCAGGCGAGGCGTTCGACAAGATCGCCCGGCTCGCGGGTCTAGGCTATCCCGGTGGACCGGCGATCAGCGCGGCGGCGCAGCGCGGCGATCCAGATGCCGTCCCCTTCAAGGAGCCCTTGCAGGGGCAAAAGGGTTTTGACTTCTCCTTCAGCGGGCTGAAAACGGCGGCGCTCCTCGCGCACCGAGCGGGGGCAAAGCCCGAAGACCTCGCGGCGGGCTTCGAGCGGGCGGCGGTGCGCTTTCTGGTGGGGACGACGTTGCGGGCCGCTCGGGCCTACGGGCGGGACACTGTGGTGGTGTCGGGCGGCGTGGCGGCAAACCGGGCGCTGCGAGAAGCGTTTGCGGCGAGCCCGGTGCGCGCGGTGTTTCCCGGCAAGGGCCTGAACACCGACAACGGGGCGATGATCGCGCTGGCTGGGGCTGCCGCCATCCGCGCGGGAAGAGCGCCAAGCCCCCTCAGTGAGGGGGCGGTCGCCTACGCGCCGCTCGCCAACGCCTGA
- a CDS encoding ABC transporter substrate-binding protein produces the protein MLKKTLLTLTALTLLASAAEGRSWDEIKRSGTIKIATEGAFPPFNYYRGKTLTGFEVDLANALAKQLGLKVQWVTQPFDNLLIGLNQDRYDFVIASHGITPERARAVDFTNPHYCTGGAIVTKPGGPLTAAALRGKSVGVQVGTTYLENVRKVPGVGDVKTYPKDTDAQAALLAGRVDAWVGDKFTGLDVVKAQQGKLVQGDLLFKERIGMAVKKGNSSLLKELNAALAKAMSDGTYAKLSRQYFGQDVRCR, from the coding sequence ATGCTCAAGAAGACCCTGCTGACCCTGACCGCCCTGACCCTGCTTGCCAGTGCGGCTGAAGGGCGCTCCTGGGATGAGATCAAGCGCAGCGGCACCATCAAAATTGCCACTGAGGGGGCTTTTCCGCCCTTTAACTACTACCGGGGCAAGACCCTCACCGGCTTTGAGGTGGATCTTGCCAATGCCCTCGCCAAGCAGCTTGGCCTGAAGGTCCAGTGGGTGACGCAGCCTTTTGACAACCTGCTGATCGGCCTGAACCAGGACCGCTATGACTTCGTGATCGCCAGCCACGGCATCACGCCCGAGCGGGCGCGCGCGGTCGACTTCACCAACCCCCACTACTGCACCGGTGGCGCAATCGTCACCAAGCCCGGCGGCCCCCTGACAGCGGCTGCGCTCAGGGGCAAGTCCGTCGGCGTGCAGGTCGGCACCACCTATCTGGAGAACGTCCGCAAGGTGCCCGGCGTGGGGGACGTCAAGACCTACCCCAAAGACACCGATGCGCAGGCCGCTCTGCTGGCTGGTCGGGTGGATGCCTGGGTGGGAGACAAGTTCACCGGGTTGGACGTGGTCAAGGCGCAACAAGGCAAGCTGGTGCAGGGTGACCTGCTGTTCAAAGAGCGCATCGGCATGGCGGTGAAAAAGGGGAACAGCAGTCTCCTCAAGGAACTGAATGCGGCGCTGGCCAAGGCCATGAGTGACGGAACCTACGCCAAACTCAGTCGGCAGTACTTCGGTCAGGACGTGCGCTGCCGCTGA